The Gammaproteobacteria bacterium genomic sequence GCAATGTGGTGCTAGGTTTGGGGATTGGCATATTTTGCGGTTTTCAACCGATTCCTGCGCACACCATGCTGGCGGTACTCTTAGCCATCTGGTGGAAAGCCAATCTGCCTATGTCGATTGTCGCGACCTTGTTCAACAACCCTATCACCATGTTTCCGATGTATTTCCTTGGGTACAAAGTGGGCTGCGTGATACTGGGCGTACCGGACCTGGAGGTGCCACCCGACGCCAGCAAAATGGACTGGATCAAAAATTTGATCGCCAACAGTTGGCAACCGATCTATTTGGGATGTTTTGTAACCGGGTTGGTGTTGGCGCTAATCGGCAGTTTAGGTCTCAACCAGTTTTGGAAATGGGCGGTTTTAAAACGCCGCCGCAATCGTTTACTGCGAACCGATGAATCCAAAAGACTGGAACAGGATAATGTGGAGTATAAGAAAAAGATCAAGTGACATTAACGCCGCAAGTATGGGCTTGCAAAAGTGGCAGGTAATTGCACATGCAATTTAAGTGGCGCATCTAACAGTCCAATGCCCTGCCTTGTTATGTTCAAACTATTTAGATTCTGAACTTTTAATTGGCATTGCATCAAGTGGCTCTACAAAACCGATATACAAAACACAGGGGTCGCCTTTGTGGCAATATGCGGAATGTGGCAGTTTGGCTGGGCCGTATGCATACTCTCCAGTTTTTATAGTTGCCTTTTCATGGTCGTCATATTGGACATCAAGGGTG encodes the following:
- a CDS encoding DUF2062 domain-containing protein, encoding MPRRFFQRVLPDPKEIRDASYVSPLRGFIDNRQLWTTKRRNVVLGLGIGIFCGFQPIPAHTMLAVLLAIWWKANLPMSIVATLFNNPITMFPMYFLGYKVGCVILGVPDLEVPPDASKMDWIKNLIANSWQPIYLGCFVTGLVLALIGSLGLNQFWKWAVLKRRRNRLLRTDESKRLEQDNVEYKKKIK